A genome region from Drosophila simulans strain w501 chromosome 2R, Prin_Dsim_3.1, whole genome shotgun sequence includes the following:
- the LOC6734107 gene encoding dynein regulatory complex protein 10, producing MDTTAERQVRLEGVERVLKMSQERIKIAMIIPKLLEHPEKLKSVLKDTCYEEVLEPIDDMIRHLGKQSGRSKLPHDHTTMRIVDFFLVNHSIHRFFPHLKKNLHERDRQLLAAFHFLLESAHVHLHRSSRSEITKERKLHAIYHQNVDIKKKIKELKASLAFQKVIGKWKTAAKGIYLMKVEEDLANKKWQNNVAIQNEIEKCHRMMRNYHKSSMDRQKELEEELQNARESYEKMTKKHLAEEHELRNEKNKLLLQLQSMLKKYDTSLGEKMRENLVAEDQYLAAKKVLDDFMVQYRQEERIYRNIVVKREEEERRVQQEKLVIFMMNRAAGKIQKYWRKWKKDQRKRKRQGKGKGKKGK from the exons ATGG ATACCACCGCCGAACGTCAGGTGAGACTGGAAGGAGTGGAGCGTGTGCTCAAGATGTCCCAGGAGCGCATCAAGATAGCCATGATCATACCGAAGCTGCTGGAGCACCCCGAGAAGCTGAAGAGCGTCCTGAAGGACACCTGCTATGAGGAGGTCCTCGAGCCCATCGATGACATGATCCGCCATCTTGGCAAGCAGAGTGGACGTTCCAAGCTGCCACACGACCACACCACCATGCGAATCGTGGACTTCTTCCTGGTCAACCATAGCATTCACCGATTCTTTCCGCACTTGAAGAAGAACCTACACGAAAGGGATCGCCAGTTGCTGGCCGCCTTTCACTTTCTCCTGGAGAGCGCACACGTCCATCTGCACCGATCCTCGCGAAGCGAGATCACCAAGGAGCGAAAGCTCCATGCCATCTATCACCAGAATGTGGACATCAAGAAGAAAATCAAGGAACTGAAGGCGAGCCTGGCCTTCCAGAAGGTGATTGGCAAGTGGAAGACGGCCGCCAAGGGCATCTATCTGATGAAGGTCGAGGAGGATCTGGCCAACAAGAAGTGGCAGAACAACGTGGCCATTCAAAACGAAAT TGAAAAGTGCCATCGCATGATGCGAAACTACCACAAGAGCAGCATGGACAGGCAGAAGGAattggaggaggagctgcagaatGCCCGGGAGAGCTACGAGAAGATGACCAAGAAGCATCTGGCCGAGGAGCACGAGCTGCGAAACGAAAA AAACAAGTTGCTCCTGCAACTGCAGAGTATGCTAAAGAAGTACGACACCAGTCTGGGCGAAAAGATGCGTGAGAATCTGGTGGCGGAGGATCAGTACCTGGCGGCCAAGAAGGTCCTCGACGATTTCATGGTGCAGTACAGGCAGGAGGAGCGCATCTACAGGAACATCGTGGTCAAgcgggaggaggaggaacgTCGCGTGCAGCAGGAGAAACTGGTCATCTTCATGATGAACCGGGCGGCGGGCAAGATACAGAAATACTGGCGCAAGTGGAAGAAGGATCAGCGCAAGAGGAAGCGCCAGGGAAAGGGCAAGGGAAAGAAGGGAAAGTAG
- the LOC6739424 gene encoding uncharacterized protein LOC6739424, whose translation MKSPLSLSTVLFVLSFACVVLANSLYSSSSSSSTPKICVLRNCNWNSTTNACGRFGRSNLCNRFRNSCTLRYESCVGSTTYTAVSLSQCSGISVGSRGTCGGSSSSSSSSNVVPIIIRRG comes from the coding sequence ATGAAGAGCCCTCTGAGTCTGTCGACAGTACTGTTTGTCCTGTCATTCGCCTGTGTGGTTCTGGCCAACAGCTTGtacagcagcagtagcagcagttCCACACCCAAGATCTGTGTCCTGCGGAACTGCAACTGGAACTCCACCACGAATGCCTGTGGCCGCTTTGGTCGCTCCAATCTGTGCAATCGCTTCAGGAACAGCTGCACCCTGCGATATGAATCCTGCGTGGGATCCACCACCTACACGGCGGTCAGTCTGTCCCAGTGTTCCGGGATCAGCGTGGGTTCCCGTGGAACCTGCGGAGGAtcgtcctcttcctcctcgtcctcgaaTGTTGTGCCCATTATCATACGCAGGGGatga
- the LOC6740469 gene encoding uncharacterized protein LOC6740469: protein MKFLALIVYVFVMLSLVSKLEARQRFYCLWSTKRTCSRTSPQCLRLQSGVDPQNNAVYTCKYYRDDCKYLLDKCKGSTAYGQLGTSVNVVTYCIGNNIAIGGTGDCT from the exons ATGAAGTTTCTGGCTCTTATCGTATATGTCTTCGTAATGCTGAGTCTGGTTTCCAAACTGGAGGCTCGCCAGCGTTTCTACTGCCTGTGGAGCACCAAAAGGACCTGTTCAAGGACCAGTCCCCAATGCCTTCGACTCCAGTCGGGAGTTGATCCACAGAATAATGCGGTATACACATGCAAATACTATCGCGACGATTGCAAGTACCTTCTGGATAAGTGCAAGGGCAGTACAG CTTATGGCCAACTTGGCACATCGGTGAATGTGGTTACCTATTGCATTGGAAATAATATCGCCATTGGAGGAACAGGAGACTGCACATAA
- the LOC6734105 gene encoding cell wall integrity and stress response component 1 has translation MRLTLALLVLVALIAVATDAQSSQKRTNARTLATITSRLTRNGINARAGIARRRATSSRRSVIIIGNGSGSSSSSSSSTPSSRCRTTITSCSANSNVCGRWSSTRRCRRFRNRCLLERANCRTTVSSWNVVSLGNCSSITVNNTGTCTSTFSSASSTSSSTSNSNSPLSNILSSILISSSRSSRVTPIIIRRG, from the exons ATGCGTTTGACTTTGGCGCTCCTGGTGCTGGTCGCTCTCATCGCCGTGGCCACCGATGCCCAAAGCAGTCAGAAGAGGACGAACGCCAGGACTTTGGCTACCATCACGTCTCGGCTAACGCGAAACGGGATCAATGCCCGAGCTGGAATCGCGAGAAGACGTGCCACGTCCAGTCGCCGATCGGTGATCATCATTGGCAACGGAAGTGGTAGCTcttcctccagcagcagctccactCCATCCTCCCGATGTCGGACCACTATCACGAGCTGCTCGGCCAACTCCAATGTCTGCGGTCGTTGGAGTTCCACACGCAGGTGTCGTCGGTTTAGGAACAGGTGCCTCTTGGAGCGGGCCAACTGCCGGACGACCGTTTCAA GCTGGAATGTTGTTAGCCTGGGCAACTGTTCGAGCATAACTGTGAATAATACTGGCACCTGTACGAGCACCTTTTCATCAGCCTCATCGACGTCTTCATCGACCTCGAATTCCAACTCACCATTGTCCAACATACTCTCCTCCATTCTGATATCATCATCGAGATCCTCGAGAGTCACGCCCATAATTATACGAAGAGGTTGA
- the LOC27206969 gene encoding uncharacterized protein LOC27206969 isoform X1, with protein sequence MKASLLVGVILATVFFLNVSASNSSSFEEGFDSPVGYVLTRSKTKSRRSQACRRNVQRNCSSTTKTCARLGRANICQAFKNDCQRKLSNCGSKKFYRKVDVSLCRGLPIDVVRPCGSG encoded by the exons ATGAAAGCATCATTGTTAGTTGGTGTCATCCTGGCGACGGTGTTCTTCCTCAACGTTtccgccagcaacagcagctccTTCGAGGAAGGGTTCGACTCTCCAGTTGGTTACGTCCTGACCCGCTCTAAAACTAAATCTCGCAGATCCCAGGCCTGCCGGCGAAATGTCCAGAGGAATTGCTCATCCACCACGAAGACCTGCGCTCGCCTGGGAAGGGCCAACATCTGCCAGGCTTTCAAGAACGACTGTCAGCGGAAACTGAGCAACTGTGGCTCCAAAAAAT TCTATCGCAAAGTTGACGTGTCCCTCTGTCGTGGTTTGCCCATCGATGTCGTGCGTCCCTGCGGAAGTGGTTGA
- the LOC27206969 gene encoding uncharacterized protein LOC27206969 isoform X2: protein MKASLLVGVILATVFFLNVSASNSSSFEEGSQACRRNVQRNCSSTTKTCARLGRANICQAFKNDCQRKLSNCGSKKFYRKVDVSLCRGLPIDVVRPCGSG from the exons ATGAAAGCATCATTGTTAGTTGGTGTCATCCTGGCGACGGTGTTCTTCCTCAACGTTtccgccagcaacagcagctccTTCGAGGAAGG ATCCCAGGCCTGCCGGCGAAATGTCCAGAGGAATTGCTCATCCACCACGAAGACCTGCGCTCGCCTGGGAAGGGCCAACATCTGCCAGGCTTTCAAGAACGACTGTCAGCGGAAACTGAGCAACTGTGGCTCCAAAAAAT TCTATCGCAAAGTTGACGTGTCCCTCTGTCGTGGTTTGCCCATCGATGTCGTGCGTCCCTGCGGAAGTGGTTGA